One Helianthus annuus cultivar XRQ/B chromosome 12, HanXRQr2.0-SUNRISE, whole genome shotgun sequence genomic region harbors:
- the LOC110895214 gene encoding putative callose synthase 8 isoform X1 produces MAEIVVVEPSIASTSNTNQNNNNETKPFYTITSGRDYVPEPFDSEKLPVTLKSEIQRFLRVANLIDAQEPRVACLCRFHAFVVAHDLDRNSSGRGVRQFKTALLQRLEQDEEVTYRKRKEKSDVREVRRVYRKYKEYILKHGGESGLGNRDSLNRARQIVDVLYEVLNTLSKAAGTQAHADNDVKRSEFYDYNILPLYQGGVHHAIMQLPEIKAAIAAVRNVEGIPFIEEFTKHAPHFDLFDWLQHCFRFQQGNVANQREHLILLLANVHIRRSNKPTNTSKLADGALDDLMKKFFKNYTEWCKFLEKKNSIRLPFSEPEAQQYKLLYIGLYLLIWGEAANLRFMPECLAYIFHHMAHDLHSMLMGATILSAGESFMPAYGGGPEAFLNDVVTPIYNVIQKEALKNQNGMTDYSTWRNYDDLNEFFWSPECFQLGWPMDTKHDYFYVQSPEDTKSKKNKGSDKLKTDKRKENNDEEVQLKEDDESNVEEKKEQTWLGKTNFVEFRSFWHVFRSFDRMWAFLILSLQAMIIMACHDLESPLQMFDTPILEDIMSIFITSAVLKLVQAVLDIVFTWKARSTMDNTRTRKHALKVVIAMIWTIMLPIFYSKTRRKYTCNSPNYGSWFGEWCYSSYMLVVAFYLMSNAVNMILFSVPAIGRYIETSNSRISSLLSWWTQPRLYVGRGMQESQYSLLKYSLFWVLLLLSKLAFSYTFEIKPLIQPTREIMRIGISKYDWRELFPRVKNNAGAIAAIWAPVIMVYFMDTQIWYSIFCAIFGGLYGILHHLGEIRTLGMMRDRFQDLPLAFMNSLIPHPTKTDKHLNRKSFLKEMFQKVSEKQMRNGLVKFTVVWNEIIKSFREEDLISNREVELMKMPLSSELLSGLVRWPVFLLAHQLPLALSIAKDFVGEDASLFKRIRRDVYMSITVQECYDSLKYILDILVVGDLERRVISGIVDEIEESIRRSTFVKDFNLSELLALHTKCIDLVELLVEGNEEHYTKVVKVLQDILEIVTTEMMRNGSRTVEAVNGYQQTDGCLKTYFDDVEPDPQLFASRHSIHFPLPDSDSINEKIKRFLLLLTVKDTAMDIPSNLDARMRLSFFATSLFMDIPRAPKVRNMLSFSVLTPHLMEEVKFSTKELYASDDNCSIDLYMKNIFPDDLVHFLERMGVENLEDLDPHGKEQLRDWASFRAQTLSRTVRGMMYYHKALKLQAFLDMAEDDDILQGYDAIERGNDTLSAQLDALADLKFTHVVSCQMFGTQKTSGDPQAQEILELMIRYPSLRVAYVEERDDPNDVTRKIYFSVLVKAVNGFDQEIYRVKLPGSPNIGEGKPENQNHAIIFTRGEALQAIDMNQDNYLEEAIKMRNLLQEFLPRLGKRPKILGLREHIFTGSVSCLAWFMSYQESSFVTIGQRLLANPLRIRFHYGHPDLFDRIFHLTRGGISKASKTINLSEDIFAGYNTTLRRGHITYHEYIQVGKGRDVSLNQISKFEAKVANGNSEQILSRDIYRLGRRFDFFRMLSCYFTTVGFYFSSLISVMGIYVFLYGQLYLVLSGLEKALLLEAKVHNIQSIETALASQSFIQLGLLTGLPMVMEIALEKGFLNALKDFVLMQLHFAAVFFTFSLGTKTHYFGRTILHGGAKYRPTGRKVVVFHASFTENYRLYSRSHFMKGFELLLLLIVHDIIRRAYKNHMTYVLITCAIWFLSLTWLFAPFLFNPSGFDWSKIVDDWKDWNKWIKQQGGIGIQQDKSWQSWWYDEQEHLRHSGWGSRLIEILLSLRFFIYQYGLVYHLDIAGTNKTVAVYVLSWVVIVMILVLIKVVNVGRNYLSDNHQLSFRLFKASLFLSVIATIITLSYICQLSVTDLIVCCLAFLPTGWGLILVGQAFRPLIQGTVLWKFTRLFAQAYDYGMGVILFTPIACLAWLPIVETFQTQFLFNPAFSRRLQIKPILKSKKKHI; encoded by the exons ATGGCAGAAATTGTGGTGGTAGAGCCCAGCATTGCAAGCACCAGCAATACTAATCAAAATAATAACAATGAGACGAAACCGTTTTACACGATTACTTCTGGGCGTGATTATGTTCCTGAGCCATTTGATTCTGAGAAACTGCCTGTCACTTTGAAATCAGAAATTCAAAGGTTCCTTCGTGTCGCCAATCTGATCGATGCCCAAGAGCCTCGTGTTGCTTGTTTAT GCCGGTTTCATGCTTTTGTAGTTGCACATGACTTGGATCGTAATTCGAGTGGGCGTGGAGTTCGACAATTCAAGACTGCTCTTCTTCAGAGACTTGAACAG GATGAAGAAGTTACTTACAGAAAAAGGAAGGAAAAAAGTGATGTACGTGAAGTCAGGCGTGTTTATCGTAAATACAAAGAATATATATTGAAACATGGTGGAGAAAGTGGTTTGGGGAACAG GGACTCTTTGAATAGAGCTCGGCAGATCGTTGATGTATTATATGAAGTGTTGAATACACTTTCTAAGGCTGCTGGTACACAG GCCCATGCTGATAATGATGTTAAAAGATCTGAATTCTATGATTATAACATTCTTCCCCTTTATCAAGGAGGCGTTCATCATGCAATAATGCAACTACCAGAG ATTAAAGCTGCAATTGCTGCTGTTCGTAACGTTGAGGGTATACCTTTCATTGAAGAATTCACCAAACACGCGCCTCATTTTGACCTGTTTGACTGGCTCCAGCATTGTTTTCGGTTTCAG CAAGGAAATGTTGCTAACCAGAGGGAGCATTTGATTCTACTTCTTGCAAATGTCCATATTAGAAGGAGTAATAAACCAACTAATACATCTAAG TTAGCAGACGGCGCTTTAGACGACCTGATGAAGAAATTCTTCAAGAATTATACGGAATGGTGCAAATTCTTAGAGAAGAAAAACAGCATAAG GTTGCCATTTTCAGAACCAGAAGCACAACAATATAAACTTTTGTATATAGGACTCTATCTTCTTATATGGGGCGAGGCTGCTAATTTACGGTTCATGCCAGAATGTCTTGCTTATATTTTTCATCAT ATGGCACATGACTTGCATAGCATGTTAATGGGAGCTACCATTCTATCTGCCGGTGAAAGTTTCATGCCAGCATATGGTGGAGGTCCCGAAGCTTTTCTTAATGACGTTGTCACCCCAATATATAATGTTATTCAGAAG GAAGCTTTGAAAAACCAAAATGGGATGACTGATTATTCAACATGGAGAAACTACGACGATTTGAATGAGTTCTtctg GTCTCCTGAATGTTTCCAACTAGGCTGGCCTATGGATACGAAACATGACTACTTTTATGTACAGTCCCCTGAGGATACTAAAAGCAAAAAAAATAAAGGCTCAGATAAACTTAAGACagacaaaagaaaagaaaataatgATGAAGAAGTGCAG CTCAAAGAAGACGATGAGTCTAACGTGGAAGAAAAAAAGGAGCAAACATGGTTGGGAAAAACAAACTTTGTAGAATTCCGCTCATTTTGGCATGTTTTCAGAAGCTTTGATAGAATGTGGGCGTTTCTTATTCTATCTTTACAG GCAATGATAATTATGGCATGTCATGATCTCGAATCGCCATTACAAATGTTTGATACACCCATACTCGAAGATATTATGAGCATCTTCATCACATCAGCAGTTCTTAAACTAGTTCAAG CTGTTCTTGATATTGTATTCACATGGAAGGCTAGATCGACAATGGACAACACTAGAACCCGAAAACATGCGTTGAAGGTGGTCATTGCAATGATATGGACCATCATGTTGCCTATATTTTATTCCAAAACTAGAAGAAAGTACACTTGTAATTCACCAAATTATGGAAGCTGGTTTGGAGAGTGGTGTTATTCATCGTATATGCTTGTCGTTGCATTCTACTTGATGTCGAATGCCGTCAATATGATCCTTTTTTCGGTTCCCGCAATTGGAAGATACATCGAGACCTCAAATTCCAGGATATCTTCACTTTTATCTTGGTGGACTCAG CCTAGATTATACGTGGGACGCGGAATGCAAGAGTCACAATACTCCCTTTTGAA GTACAGTTTATTCTGGGTATTGTTGTTGTTAAGCAAATTGGCATTTAGCTACACCTTTGAG ATAAAACCACTCATACAACCAACACGAGAAATTATGCGAATTGGGATTTCAAAGTATGACTGGCGTGAGCTTTTCCCAAGAG TGAAGAACAATGCTGGTGCAATTGCTGCCATTTGGGCTCCAGTCATTATG GTTTATTTCATGGACACCCAGATTTGGTATTCTATTTTCTGTGCTATCTTTGGAGGACTCTATGGAATCTTGCATCATCTTGGAGAG ATTCGCACACTAGGTATGATGAGGGATAGATTTCAAGATTTACCTTTGGCCTTCATGAATTCTCTTATCCCACATCCTACGAAAACTGATAAACATCTAAACAGGAAATCATTCTTGAAAGAGATGTTTCAAAAG GTGTCTGAGAAGCAAATGAGGAACGGTCTAGTTAAGTTTACCGTCGTATGGAATGAAATTATCAAAAGCTTCCGGGAGGAGGATCTCATAAGTAATAG AGAGGTTGAGTTGATGAAGATGCCGTTATCATCCGAATTACTTTCTGGCCTCGTTCGATGGCCTGTTTTCCTCCTAGCACATCAG TTGCCATTGGCCTTAAGTATTGCAAAGGACTTTGTGGGTGAAGATGCAAGTCTTTTTAAAAGAATAAGAAGAGATGTGTACATGTCTATCACCGTACAAGAGTGTTACGATTCACTGAAATACATTCTTGATATACTAGTTGTCGGAGATCTTGAGAGAAG AGTCATATCCGGGATAGTAGATGAGATCGAAGAAAGCATTAGGAGATCAACCTTTGTTAAAGATTTCAATCTAAGTGAGCTTCTTGCTCTACATACTAAATGCATTGATTTGGTTGAACTTCTG GTTGAAGGCAACGAGGAACATTATACTAAAGTTGTGAAAGTGCTGCAAGATATTCTTGAAATCGTCACAACTGAAATGATGAGAAACGGATCCAG AACTGTGGAGGCAGTCAACGGTTACCAACAAACCGATGGATGTTTAAAGACATATTTTGATGACGTTGAGCCCGACCCACAACTATTTGCATCAAGGCATTCTATCCATTTCCCGTTGCCAGATAGTGATTCTATTAATGAGAAG ATAAAGCGTTTCCTTTTGCTGCTTACTGTCAAAGATACAGCAATGGACATACCTTCAAACCTTGACGCACGTATGCGGTTATCCTTTTTTGCAACTTCCCTATTCATGGATATACCCCGAGCCCCCAAAGTGCGCAACATGTTGTCTTTCAG TGTTTTAACTCCACATCTAATGGAAGAAGTTAAATTCTCAACAAAGGAGCTGTATGCAAGCGATGATAATTGTTCCATCGACCTTTACATGAAGAATATATTTCCAG ATGACTTGGTACACTTCTTGGAAAGAATGGGGGTTGAAAACCTAGAGGATCTAGATCCTCATGGCAAGGAGCAGCTGCGAGATTGGGCTTCGTTTCGTGCACAGACTCTAAGCAGGACCG TCCGTGGAATGATGTACTATCACAAAGCCTTAAAGCTGCAAGCATTTCTTGACATGGCTGAAGATGATG ATATTCTTCAAGGCTACGATGCAATTGAGAGGGGGAATGATACATTATCCGCTCAGCTTGATGCACTAGCTGACTTGAAGTTCACACATGTCGTCTCTTGTCAGATGTTTGGGACACAGAAAACGTCTGGCGACCCTCAGGCACAAGAAATCCTTGAACTTATGATAAGATATCCTTCGTTACGCGTAGCTTACGTTGAAGAAAGGGATGATCCAAACGATGTAACCAGAAAAATTTATTTTTCTGTATTAGTCAAAGCAGTCAATGGTTTCGACCAG GAGATATATCGTGTGAAGCTTCCGGGCTCACCGAATATTGGAGAAGGAAAACCCGAGAATCAAAATCATGCTATAATCTTTACTCGTGGTGAAGCGCTACAAGCAATTGATATGAATCAA GATAACTATCTGGAAGAGGCAATTAAAATGAGAAATCTCCTACAAGAATTTCTTCCACGACTCGGAAAGCGTCCTAAAATACTTGGTTTAAGGGAACACATATTCACCGGAAG TGTTTCTTGTTTAGCATGGTTCATGTCTTACCAGGAGTCTAGTTTTGTCACCATTGGTCAACGGCTTCTAGCCAACCCGCTCAG GATTCGGTTCCATTATGGGCATCCAGATCTTTTCGACAGAATCTTTCACCTAACAAGAGGCGGCATAAGCAAAGCTTCAAAGACTATTAACTTAAGTGAAGACATTTTTGCAGGATATAATACTACATTGAGACGAGGACATATTACATACCACGAGTATATACAAGTTGGTAAAGGTCGTGACGTAAGCCTGAATCAGATCTCAAAGTTTGAAGCCAAGGTAGCAAACGGAAACAGTGAACAGATTCTTAGCCGTGACATCTACAGGCTCGGCCGCCGCTTTGACTTTTTCCGCATGCTTTCTTGTTACTTCACAACAGTTGGTTTCTACTTCAGCAGCCTGATATCAGTGATGGGAATCTACGTGTTTTTATACGGGCAGCTTTACCTCGTACTAAGTGGTTTAGAAAAAGCGTTACTTCTCGAGGCGAAAGTGCACAACATACAGTCGATAGAGACAGCATTAGCATCACAGTCGTTTATTCAGCTCGGGTTATTAACAGGGCTACCAATGGTAATGGAAATAGCACTCGAAAAAGGGTTTCTCAACGCGCTAAAAGATTTTGTTCTCATGCAGCTACATTTTGCTGCAGTTTTCTTCACATTCTCACTGGGTACAAAGACCCATTATTTCGGTCGAACCATACTGCATGGTGGCGCCAAATACCGACCCACAGGGAGAAAAGTTGTGGTGTTCCACGCGAGTTTTACTGAAAACTATAGATTATACTCACGAAGTCATTTCATGAAAGGATTCGAGTTACTTTTGCTTCTAATCGTTCACGATATCATCAGGCGGGCATATAAAAACCACATGACTTATGTTCTCATCACATGTGCCATTTGGTTCTTATCGTTGACTTGGTTGTTCGCTCCATTTTTGTTTAATCCTTCGGGTTTTGACTGGAGTAAGATCGTTGATGACTGGAAAGATTGGAACAAATGGATAAAACAACAGGGTGGTATCGGGATTCAGCAAGACAAGAGCTGGCAGTCTTGGTGGTACGATGAACAAGAACACCTACGTCATTCGGGCTGGGGCTCTCGGCTCATTGAGATACTTCTTTCTTTGCGGTTTTTTATCTACCAATATGGCCTTGTCTATCATCTTGATATTGCTGGCACAAATAAAACGGTTGCGGTTTATGTCCTCTCTTGGGTTGTTATCGTCATGATTCTTGTTTTGATCAAG GTTGTAAATGTGGGCAGGAACTATCTCAGTGATAATCATCAGCTTTCCTTCAGGCTATTCAAAGCTTCTCTTTTCCTGTCTGTAATAGCAACCATAATCACTCTTTCATACATCTGTCAATTATCCGTAACCGATTTGATCGTCTGCTGTCTCGCCTTTCTACCCACCGGCTGGGGCCTCATACTT GTTGGACAAGCGTTCAGGCCGTTGATTCAAGGCACGGTTCTCTGGAAGTTCACGCGGCTTTTTGCGCAAGCGTATGATTATGGAATGGGCGTCATTCTTTTCACGCCGATCGCTTGTTTGGCATGGCTTCCGATTGTTGAAACTTTTCAGACACAGTTTCTGTTCAACCCAGCTTTCAGTAGGAGATTGCAGATTAAACCGATTCTTAAATCCAAAAAGAAACACATATAG
- the LOC110895214 gene encoding putative callose synthase 8 isoform X2, whose translation MAEIVVVEPSIASTSNTNQNNNNETKPFYTITSGRDYVPEPFDSEKLPVTLKSEIQRFLRVANLIDAQEPRVACLCRFHAFVVAHDLDRNSSGRGVRQFKTALLQRLEQDEEVTYRKRKEKSDVREVRRVYRKYKEYILKHGGESGLGNRDSLNRARQIVDVLYEVLNTLSKAAGTQAHADNDVKRSEFYDYNILPLYQGGVHHAIMQLPEIKAAIAAVRNVEGIPFIEEFTKHAPHFDLFDWLQHCFRFQQGNVANQREHLILLLANVHIRRSNKPTNTSKLADGALDDLMKKFFKNYTEWCKFLEKKNSIRLPFSEPEAQQYKLLYIGLYLLIWGEAANLRFMPECLAYIFHHMAHDLHSMLMGATILSAGESFMPAYGGGPEAFLNDVVTPIYNVIQKEALKNQNGMTDYSTWRNYDDLNEFFWSPECFQLGWPMDTKHDYFYVQSPEDTKSKKNKGSDKLKTDKRKENNDEEVQLKEDDESNVEEKKEQTWLGKTNFVEFRSFWHVFRSFDRMWAFLILSLQAMIIMACHDLESPLQMFDTPILEDIMSIFITSAVLKLVQAVLDIVFTWKARSTMDNTRTRKHALKVVIAMIWTIMLPIFYSKTRRKYTCNSPNYGSWFGEWCYSSYMLVVAFYLMSNAVNMILFSVPAIGRYIETSNSRISSLLSWWTQPRLYVGRGMQESQYSLLKYSLFWVLLLLSKLAFSYTFEIKPLIQPTREIMRIGISKYDWRELFPRVKNNAGAIAAIWAPVIMVYFMDTQIWYSIFCAIFGGLYGILHHLGEIRTLGMMRDRFQDLPLAFMNSLIPHPTKTDKHLNRKSFLKEMFQKVSEKQMRNGLVKFTVVWNEIIKSFREEDLISNREVELMKMPLSSELLSGLVRWPVFLLAHQLPLALSIAKDFVGEDASLFKRIRRDVYMSITVQECYDSLKYILDILVVGDLERRVISGIVDEIEESIRRSTFVKDFNLSELLALHTKCIDLVELLVEGNEEHYTKVVKVLQDILEIVTTEMMRNGSRTVEAVNGYQQTDGCLKTYFDDVEPDPQLFASRHSIHFPLPDSDSINEKIKRFLLLLTVKDTAMDIPSNLDARMRLSFFATSLFMDIPRAPKVRNMLSFSVLTPHLMEEVKFSTKELYASDDNCSIDLYMKNIFPDDLVHFLERMGVENLEDLDPHGKEQLRDWASFRAQTLSRTVRGMMYYHKALKLQAFLDMAEDDDILQGYDAIERGNDTLSAQLDALADLKFTHVVSCQMFGTQKTSGDPQAQEILELMIRYPSLRVAYVEERDDPNDVTRKIYFSVLVKAVNGFDQEIYRVKLPGSPNIGEGKPENQNHAIIFTRGEALQAIDMNQDNYLEEAIKMRNLLQEFLPRLGKRPKILGLREHIFTGSVSCLAWFMSYQESSFVTIGQRLLANPLRIRFHYGHPDLFDRIFHLTRGGISKASKTINLSEDIFAGYNTTLRRGHITYHEYIQVGKGRDVSLNQISKFEAKVANGNSEQILSRDIYRLGRRFDFFRMLSCYFTTVGFYFSSLISVMGIYVFLYGQLYLVLSGLEKALLLEAKVHNIQSIETALASQSFIQLGLLTGLPMFSSHSHWVQRPIISVEPYCMVAPNTDPQGEKLWCSTRVLLKTIDYTHEVIS comes from the exons ATGGCAGAAATTGTGGTGGTAGAGCCCAGCATTGCAAGCACCAGCAATACTAATCAAAATAATAACAATGAGACGAAACCGTTTTACACGATTACTTCTGGGCGTGATTATGTTCCTGAGCCATTTGATTCTGAGAAACTGCCTGTCACTTTGAAATCAGAAATTCAAAGGTTCCTTCGTGTCGCCAATCTGATCGATGCCCAAGAGCCTCGTGTTGCTTGTTTAT GCCGGTTTCATGCTTTTGTAGTTGCACATGACTTGGATCGTAATTCGAGTGGGCGTGGAGTTCGACAATTCAAGACTGCTCTTCTTCAGAGACTTGAACAG GATGAAGAAGTTACTTACAGAAAAAGGAAGGAAAAAAGTGATGTACGTGAAGTCAGGCGTGTTTATCGTAAATACAAAGAATATATATTGAAACATGGTGGAGAAAGTGGTTTGGGGAACAG GGACTCTTTGAATAGAGCTCGGCAGATCGTTGATGTATTATATGAAGTGTTGAATACACTTTCTAAGGCTGCTGGTACACAG GCCCATGCTGATAATGATGTTAAAAGATCTGAATTCTATGATTATAACATTCTTCCCCTTTATCAAGGAGGCGTTCATCATGCAATAATGCAACTACCAGAG ATTAAAGCTGCAATTGCTGCTGTTCGTAACGTTGAGGGTATACCTTTCATTGAAGAATTCACCAAACACGCGCCTCATTTTGACCTGTTTGACTGGCTCCAGCATTGTTTTCGGTTTCAG CAAGGAAATGTTGCTAACCAGAGGGAGCATTTGATTCTACTTCTTGCAAATGTCCATATTAGAAGGAGTAATAAACCAACTAATACATCTAAG TTAGCAGACGGCGCTTTAGACGACCTGATGAAGAAATTCTTCAAGAATTATACGGAATGGTGCAAATTCTTAGAGAAGAAAAACAGCATAAG GTTGCCATTTTCAGAACCAGAAGCACAACAATATAAACTTTTGTATATAGGACTCTATCTTCTTATATGGGGCGAGGCTGCTAATTTACGGTTCATGCCAGAATGTCTTGCTTATATTTTTCATCAT ATGGCACATGACTTGCATAGCATGTTAATGGGAGCTACCATTCTATCTGCCGGTGAAAGTTTCATGCCAGCATATGGTGGAGGTCCCGAAGCTTTTCTTAATGACGTTGTCACCCCAATATATAATGTTATTCAGAAG GAAGCTTTGAAAAACCAAAATGGGATGACTGATTATTCAACATGGAGAAACTACGACGATTTGAATGAGTTCTtctg GTCTCCTGAATGTTTCCAACTAGGCTGGCCTATGGATACGAAACATGACTACTTTTATGTACAGTCCCCTGAGGATACTAAAAGCAAAAAAAATAAAGGCTCAGATAAACTTAAGACagacaaaagaaaagaaaataatgATGAAGAAGTGCAG CTCAAAGAAGACGATGAGTCTAACGTGGAAGAAAAAAAGGAGCAAACATGGTTGGGAAAAACAAACTTTGTAGAATTCCGCTCATTTTGGCATGTTTTCAGAAGCTTTGATAGAATGTGGGCGTTTCTTATTCTATCTTTACAG GCAATGATAATTATGGCATGTCATGATCTCGAATCGCCATTACAAATGTTTGATACACCCATACTCGAAGATATTATGAGCATCTTCATCACATCAGCAGTTCTTAAACTAGTTCAAG CTGTTCTTGATATTGTATTCACATGGAAGGCTAGATCGACAATGGACAACACTAGAACCCGAAAACATGCGTTGAAGGTGGTCATTGCAATGATATGGACCATCATGTTGCCTATATTTTATTCCAAAACTAGAAGAAAGTACACTTGTAATTCACCAAATTATGGAAGCTGGTTTGGAGAGTGGTGTTATTCATCGTATATGCTTGTCGTTGCATTCTACTTGATGTCGAATGCCGTCAATATGATCCTTTTTTCGGTTCCCGCAATTGGAAGATACATCGAGACCTCAAATTCCAGGATATCTTCACTTTTATCTTGGTGGACTCAG CCTAGATTATACGTGGGACGCGGAATGCAAGAGTCACAATACTCCCTTTTGAA GTACAGTTTATTCTGGGTATTGTTGTTGTTAAGCAAATTGGCATTTAGCTACACCTTTGAG ATAAAACCACTCATACAACCAACACGAGAAATTATGCGAATTGGGATTTCAAAGTATGACTGGCGTGAGCTTTTCCCAAGAG TGAAGAACAATGCTGGTGCAATTGCTGCCATTTGGGCTCCAGTCATTATG GTTTATTTCATGGACACCCAGATTTGGTATTCTATTTTCTGTGCTATCTTTGGAGGACTCTATGGAATCTTGCATCATCTTGGAGAG ATTCGCACACTAGGTATGATGAGGGATAGATTTCAAGATTTACCTTTGGCCTTCATGAATTCTCTTATCCCACATCCTACGAAAACTGATAAACATCTAAACAGGAAATCATTCTTGAAAGAGATGTTTCAAAAG GTGTCTGAGAAGCAAATGAGGAACGGTCTAGTTAAGTTTACCGTCGTATGGAATGAAATTATCAAAAGCTTCCGGGAGGAGGATCTCATAAGTAATAG AGAGGTTGAGTTGATGAAGATGCCGTTATCATCCGAATTACTTTCTGGCCTCGTTCGATGGCCTGTTTTCCTCCTAGCACATCAG TTGCCATTGGCCTTAAGTATTGCAAAGGACTTTGTGGGTGAAGATGCAAGTCTTTTTAAAAGAATAAGAAGAGATGTGTACATGTCTATCACCGTACAAGAGTGTTACGATTCACTGAAATACATTCTTGATATACTAGTTGTCGGAGATCTTGAGAGAAG AGTCATATCCGGGATAGTAGATGAGATCGAAGAAAGCATTAGGAGATCAACCTTTGTTAAAGATTTCAATCTAAGTGAGCTTCTTGCTCTACATACTAAATGCATTGATTTGGTTGAACTTCTG GTTGAAGGCAACGAGGAACATTATACTAAAGTTGTGAAAGTGCTGCAAGATATTCTTGAAATCGTCACAACTGAAATGATGAGAAACGGATCCAG AACTGTGGAGGCAGTCAACGGTTACCAACAAACCGATGGATGTTTAAAGACATATTTTGATGACGTTGAGCCCGACCCACAACTATTTGCATCAAGGCATTCTATCCATTTCCCGTTGCCAGATAGTGATTCTATTAATGAGAAG ATAAAGCGTTTCCTTTTGCTGCTTACTGTCAAAGATACAGCAATGGACATACCTTCAAACCTTGACGCACGTATGCGGTTATCCTTTTTTGCAACTTCCCTATTCATGGATATACCCCGAGCCCCCAAAGTGCGCAACATGTTGTCTTTCAG TGTTTTAACTCCACATCTAATGGAAGAAGTTAAATTCTCAACAAAGGAGCTGTATGCAAGCGATGATAATTGTTCCATCGACCTTTACATGAAGAATATATTTCCAG ATGACTTGGTACACTTCTTGGAAAGAATGGGGGTTGAAAACCTAGAGGATCTAGATCCTCATGGCAAGGAGCAGCTGCGAGATTGGGCTTCGTTTCGTGCACAGACTCTAAGCAGGACCG TCCGTGGAATGATGTACTATCACAAAGCCTTAAAGCTGCAAGCATTTCTTGACATGGCTGAAGATGATG ATATTCTTCAAGGCTACGATGCAATTGAGAGGGGGAATGATACATTATCCGCTCAGCTTGATGCACTAGCTGACTTGAAGTTCACACATGTCGTCTCTTGTCAGATGTTTGGGACACAGAAAACGTCTGGCGACCCTCAGGCACAAGAAATCCTTGAACTTATGATAAGATATCCTTCGTTACGCGTAGCTTACGTTGAAGAAAGGGATGATCCAAACGATGTAACCAGAAAAATTTATTTTTCTGTATTAGTCAAAGCAGTCAATGGTTTCGACCAG GAGATATATCGTGTGAAGCTTCCGGGCTCACCGAATATTGGAGAAGGAAAACCCGAGAATCAAAATCATGCTATAATCTTTACTCGTGGTGAAGCGCTACAAGCAATTGATATGAATCAA GATAACTATCTGGAAGAGGCAATTAAAATGAGAAATCTCCTACAAGAATTTCTTCCACGACTCGGAAAGCGTCCTAAAATACTTGGTTTAAGGGAACACATATTCACCGGAAG TGTTTCTTGTTTAGCATGGTTCATGTCTTACCAGGAGTCTAGTTTTGTCACCATTGGTCAACGGCTTCTAGCCAACCCGCTCAG GATTCGGTTCCATTATGGGCATCCAGATCTTTTCGACAGAATCTTTCACCTAACAAGAGGCGGCATAAGCAAAGCTTCAAAGACTATTAACTTAAGTGAAGACATTTTTGCAGGATATAATACTACATTGAGACGAGGACATATTACATACCACGAGTATATACAAGTTGGTAAAGGTCGTGACGTAAGCCTGAATCAGATCTCAAAGTTTGAAGCCAAGGTAGCAAACGGAAACAGTGAACAGATTCTTAGCCGTGACATCTACAGGCTCGGCCGCCGCTTTGACTTTTTCCGCATGCTTTCTTGTTACTTCACAACAGTTGGTTTCTACTTCAGCAGCCTGATATCAGTGATGGGAATCTACGTGTTTTTATACGGGCAGCTTTACCTCGTACTAAGTGGTTTAGAAAAAGCGTTACTTCTCGAGGCGAAAGTGCACAACATACAGTCGATAGAGACAGCATTAGCATCACAGTCGTTTATTCAGCTCGGGTTATTAACAGGGCTACCAATG TTTTCTTCACATTCTCACTGGGTACAAAGACCCATTATTTCGGTCGAACCATACTGCATGGTGGCGCCAAATACCGACCCACAGGGAGAAAAGTTGTGGTGTTCCACGCGAGTTTTACTGAAAACTATAGATTATACTCACGAAGTCATTTCATGA